The Pangasianodon hypophthalmus isolate fPanHyp1 chromosome 2, fPanHyp1.pri, whole genome shotgun sequence genome window below encodes:
- the fam117ba gene encoding protein FAM117B: MRDKATQTPRAWVDERRRGSHKRSASCGSTDQLKEIAKLRQQLQRSKRSSRHRRDKERKSPFNGNHAIIQSQSQMPKTILIPIPISKSTPPRFRNSIEGLNQEIERIIIRDTPERDEVIIPQDVPDGHRAPPPLPQRSSSTRSIDTQTPSGRSLGGNRSNNSSRADSVSPSYLSILNDAMGNSPLTNDDTLNESRERDLGPYSPLPKYASSPKPNNSYMFKREPPEGCERVKVFEENQPRPLQEIPPYLCPDRNKVNFIPKSGSAFCLVSILKPLLPTQELSFRGGVTYRSLSPSLVPLSGVGVRSLSPSLGPVLTRGRQSPCLPRHLEEPEG, encoded by the exons ATGAGGGACAAAGCCACCCAG ACCCCCAGGGCCTGGGTAGACGAGCGCAGGAGGGGCTCCCACAAGCGCTCGGCGTCCTGCGGCAGCACCGACCAGCTGAAGGAG ATTGCAAAATTGCGGCAGCAGCTGCAGCGCAGCAAACGCAGCAGTCGCCATCGACGCGATAAGGAGCGCAAATCGCCCTTCAACGGCAACCATGCTATTATCCAatcacag TCTCAGATGCCTAAAACCATTCTGATCCCCATCCCCATCTCCAAGTCCACTCCTCCTCGCTTCCGCAACAGCATCGAGGGCCTCAACCAGGAGATCGAACGCATCATCATACGAGACACGCCAGAGCGCGATGAGGTCATCATT ccACAGGATGTTCCTGATGGACACCGCGCGCCCCCGCCCCTCCCCCAGCGCAGCAGCAGCACACGCAGCATCGACACACAGACACCCTCAGGAAGAAGCCTGGGTGGTAACCGTAGCAACAACAGCAGCCGGGCGGACTCGGTGTCCCCGTCGTACCTCAGCATCCTGAATGATGCGATGGGAAACAGTCCCCTAACCAACGACGACACACTCAATGAGAGCAGGGAAAGAG ATCTGGGGCCGTACTCACCCCTGCCCAAGTACGCGTCCTCTCCCAAACCCAACAACAGCTACATGTTCAAGCGGGAGCCTCCTGAGGGCTGTGAAAGAGTCAAGGTCTTCGAGGAGAACCA gCCCAGGCCTCTGCAGGAGATCCCTCCGTACCTGTGTCCAGACAGGAACAAGGTGAACTTCATTCCCAAGAGCGGCTCGGCGTTTTGCCTCGTCAGCATCCTGAAGCCGCTGCTGCCCACACAGGAGCTGAGCTTCCGCGGCGGCGTGACTTACCGCagcctctctccctccctggtGCCCCTCAGCGGGGTGGGAGTGCGCAGCCTGTCCCCTTCCCTCGGCCCCGTCCTGACACGAGGACGCCAGTCCCCCTGCCTCCCACGCCATCTGGAGGAGCCCGAGGGTTAG
- the ical1 gene encoding islet cell autoantigen 1-like isoform X1, with translation MDGYGFSSPVLGEDRSVMARMQKKFWKTKQVLIKATGKKEDEHVVASDADLDAKLEFFRSIQTTCTELLKVIEKYQQRITRLSQEENELGLFLRFQAEHDKTKAGSMMDATSKALCTSAKQRLALCAPLQRMEQEMETFRRRAIADTLLTVSRMEKARTEYRGALLWMKDVSQELDPDTYKQLEKFRKVQAQVRGTKVHFDKLKNDVCQKVDMLGASRCNMLSHSLCTYQTTLLQFWEKTANMMSGIHEAFKGYVPYNFTTLKELRDPLEHLSEGPSLEDNKDEEKQTNADELVSLEEEKTGKSALEAGSLAGVDQDRDSNGSLPASLDSALFELSGPISTITMDDDLLLMTPDPDPTLSHAMTPALPIPQPQSCPEAELPPAVQWDVSQGQNLESFITNPLPEKGGRDLLSGLVPQSGLEEEEGERGDLSFLQDLLSPGASSGTDDFSKAWQDAFGCFEAPASAPCSTHTAAASSTAATRSPSQPPSPTGFLPSQLLDHGISTTGWMTPPMFQTPPLQAPPTAGQVPVAQNSTRTLDNAPKGGARDMSAWFNLFADLDPLSNPDAIGRSDEELLNA, from the exons ATGGATGGCTATGG GTTCTCGAGTCCGGTTCTGGGCGAGGATCGCTCCGTCATGGCCCGCATGCAGAAGAAGTTCTGGAAGACGAAACAGGTTTTGATCAAGGCGACGGGAAAGAAGGAGGACGAGCACGTGGTGGCGTCGGACGCGGATCTGGACGCAAAACTGGAG TTTTTTCGTTCGATTCAGACCACATGCACAGAGCTGCTGAAAGTCATCGAAAAATACCAGCAAAGGATCACAC GCCTGTCTCAGGAGGAGAACGAGCTGGGGCTGTTCCTGCGCTTCCAGGCCGAGCATGACAAAACTAAAGCGGGAAGCATGATGGACGCCACGAGCAAGGCCCTGTGTACCTCCGCCAAacagag GTTGGCTCTTTGTGCCCCGCTGCAGCGGATGGAGCAGGAGATGGAGACGTTTCGGAGGAGGGCCATCGCTGACACGCTGCTGACCGTGAGCCGCATGGAGAAGGCGAGGACGGAGTACCGCGGCGCTCTGCTCTGGATGAAGGACGTCTCACAGGAGCTGGACCCCGACACCTACAAACAGCTGGAGAAGTTCCGCAAg GTGCAGGCACAGGTGAGGGGAACGAAGGTGCACTTTGATAAGCTGAAGAATGACGTGTGTCAGAAAGTGGACATGCTGGGGGCGAGTCGCTGCAACAtgctctctcattccctctgcACTTACCAG acTACACTCTTGCAGTTTTGGGAGAAGACGGCAAACATGATGTCTGGCATCCACGAAGCCTTTAAGGGATACGTGCCGTACAACTTCACCACCCTGAAG GAGTTAAGGGACCCGCTGGAGCACCTTTCGGAAGGTCCGTCACTGGAGGACAACAAGGATGAAGAAAAGCAAACGAATGCAGACGA aCTTGTGTCCCTGGAGGAGGAGAAGACGGGAAAATCAGCGCTCGAAGCTG GTTCTCTCGCTGGTGTTGATCAGGACAGAGACTCGAATGGCTCCTTACCAGCCAGTTTAGACTCGG CTTTGTTTGAGCTCTCGGGCCCCATCAGCACAATCACCATGGACGATGACCTCTTACTCATGACCCCTGACCCTGATCCCACCCTGAGCCATGCCATGACCCCAGCTCTTCCTATACCGCAGCCTCAGAGCTGCCCGGAGGCCGAACTGCCCCCTGCTGTCCAGTGGGACGTGTCTCAGGGGCAAAACCTGGAGTCGTTTATCACTAACCCGCTGCCTGAGAAGG GCGGCAGGGATTTGCTCTCGGGTCTCGTGCCACAGTCCGGcctggaggaggaagagggagagcGAGGTGATCTGTCCTTCCTGCAGGATCTGCTGAGTCCCGGAGCCTCCAGCGGAACAGATGACTTCAGCAAGGCGTGGCAGGACGCTTTCGGCTGCTTCGAAGCCCCAGCGAGTGCCCCctgttccacacacactgctgcagcgAGCAGCACCGCCGCAACTCGCTCTCCCTCACAGCCTCCGAGTCCCACCGGCTTCCTGCCTTCACAGCTCCTCGACCACGGGATCAGCACCACCG GATGGATGACTCCTCCCATGTTTCAAACTCCTCCCCTTCAAGCTCCGCCCACTGCTGGTCAGGTCCCGGTTGCGCAGAACAGCACCAGGACGTTGGATAACG CTCCTAAAGGCGGAGCTCGGGACATGTCCGCGTGGTTTAACCTTTTCGCCGACCTGGACCCGCTTTCCAACCCCGACGCTATCGGACGAAGCGATGAAGAGCTGCTTAATGCCtga
- the ical1 gene encoding islet cell autoantigen 1-like isoform X2, giving the protein MDGYGFSSPVLGEDRSVMARMQKKFWKTKQVLIKATGKKEDEHVVASDADLDAKLEFFRSIQTTCTELLKVIEKYQQRITRLSQEENELGLFLRFQAEHDKTKAGSMMDATSKALCTSAKQRLALCAPLQRMEQEMETFRRRAIADTLLTVSRMEKARTEYRGALLWMKDVSQELDPDTYKQLEKFRKVQAQVRGTKVHFDKLKNDVCQKVDMLGASRCNMLSHSLCTYQTTLLQFWEKTANMMSGIHEAFKGYVPYNFTTLKELRDPLEHLSEGPSLEDNKDEEKQTNADELVSLEEEKTGKSALEAGSLAGVDQDRDSNGSLPASLDSGGRDLLSGLVPQSGLEEEEGERGDLSFLQDLLSPGASSGTDDFSKAWQDAFGCFEAPASAPCSTHTAAASSTAATRSPSQPPSPTGFLPSQLLDHGISTTGWMTPPMFQTPPLQAPPTAGQVPVAQNSTRTLDNAPKGGARDMSAWFNLFADLDPLSNPDAIGRSDEELLNA; this is encoded by the exons ATGGATGGCTATGG GTTCTCGAGTCCGGTTCTGGGCGAGGATCGCTCCGTCATGGCCCGCATGCAGAAGAAGTTCTGGAAGACGAAACAGGTTTTGATCAAGGCGACGGGAAAGAAGGAGGACGAGCACGTGGTGGCGTCGGACGCGGATCTGGACGCAAAACTGGAG TTTTTTCGTTCGATTCAGACCACATGCACAGAGCTGCTGAAAGTCATCGAAAAATACCAGCAAAGGATCACAC GCCTGTCTCAGGAGGAGAACGAGCTGGGGCTGTTCCTGCGCTTCCAGGCCGAGCATGACAAAACTAAAGCGGGAAGCATGATGGACGCCACGAGCAAGGCCCTGTGTACCTCCGCCAAacagag GTTGGCTCTTTGTGCCCCGCTGCAGCGGATGGAGCAGGAGATGGAGACGTTTCGGAGGAGGGCCATCGCTGACACGCTGCTGACCGTGAGCCGCATGGAGAAGGCGAGGACGGAGTACCGCGGCGCTCTGCTCTGGATGAAGGACGTCTCACAGGAGCTGGACCCCGACACCTACAAACAGCTGGAGAAGTTCCGCAAg GTGCAGGCACAGGTGAGGGGAACGAAGGTGCACTTTGATAAGCTGAAGAATGACGTGTGTCAGAAAGTGGACATGCTGGGGGCGAGTCGCTGCAACAtgctctctcattccctctgcACTTACCAG acTACACTCTTGCAGTTTTGGGAGAAGACGGCAAACATGATGTCTGGCATCCACGAAGCCTTTAAGGGATACGTGCCGTACAACTTCACCACCCTGAAG GAGTTAAGGGACCCGCTGGAGCACCTTTCGGAAGGTCCGTCACTGGAGGACAACAAGGATGAAGAAAAGCAAACGAATGCAGACGA aCTTGTGTCCCTGGAGGAGGAGAAGACGGGAAAATCAGCGCTCGAAGCTG GTTCTCTCGCTGGTGTTGATCAGGACAGAGACTCGAATGGCTCCTTACCAGCCAGTTTAGACTCGG GCGGCAGGGATTTGCTCTCGGGTCTCGTGCCACAGTCCGGcctggaggaggaagagggagagcGAGGTGATCTGTCCTTCCTGCAGGATCTGCTGAGTCCCGGAGCCTCCAGCGGAACAGATGACTTCAGCAAGGCGTGGCAGGACGCTTTCGGCTGCTTCGAAGCCCCAGCGAGTGCCCCctgttccacacacactgctgcagcgAGCAGCACCGCCGCAACTCGCTCTCCCTCACAGCCTCCGAGTCCCACCGGCTTCCTGCCTTCACAGCTCCTCGACCACGGGATCAGCACCACCG GATGGATGACTCCTCCCATGTTTCAAACTCCTCCCCTTCAAGCTCCGCCCACTGCTGGTCAGGTCCCGGTTGCGCAGAACAGCACCAGGACGTTGGATAACG CTCCTAAAGGCGGAGCTCGGGACATGTCCGCGTGGTTTAACCTTTTCGCCGACCTGGACCCGCTTTCCAACCCCGACGCTATCGGACGAAGCGATGAAGAGCTGCTTAATGCCtga